One window from the genome of Betaproteobacteria bacterium encodes:
- a CDS encoding phage tail protein — protein MSTPFISEIKIFAFGFAPKGWATCSGQTLAIAQNQALFSLLGTTYGGNGQTTFQLPNLQGRGPVHFGFGAGLSAKTLGERSGEEAHTLIISEMPQHVHAVGVVNRPGTQVSPASNHLASHRGGYAASGNAVFSPAANANTGGSQPHNNMPPYLVLNFCIAMQGIFPSQN, from the coding sequence ATGTCGACTCCCTTCATTTCCGAGATCAAGATCTTCGCGTTCGGCTTCGCTCCCAAGGGCTGGGCGACTTGCAGCGGCCAGACCCTCGCCATCGCCCAGAACCAGGCGCTCTTTTCGCTGCTCGGGACCACCTACGGCGGCAACGGCCAGACGACATTCCAGCTTCCCAACCTGCAGGGGCGCGGCCCGGTGCACTTCGGCTTTGGCGCCGGCCTTTCGGCGAAAACGCTGGGGGAACGAAGCGGGGAGGAAGCGCACACGCTCATCATTTCCGAAATGCCCCAGCACGTGCACGCGGTGGGCGTGGTGAACCGGCCGGGAACCCAGGTGAGTCCGGCATCGAACCACCTCGCGTCCCATCGCGGCGGATACGCGGCATCCGGAAATGCGGTGTTCAGTCCCGCTGCCAACGCGAACACCGGAGGATCGCAGCCGCACAACAACATGCCGCCGTACCTGGTCCTCAATTTCTGCATCGCGATGCAGGGGATCTTCCCCTCGCAAAACTAG
- a CDS encoding phage tail protein: MSDQFVAEIRILACNFPPKGWAFCNGQLIPISQNTALFSLVGTFYGGDGKTTFALPDLQGRFPMHPHQGPGLTDRVLGETGGQEGVALLSSEMPQHTHTLMGGTGTPQQSPSGNVPGQSPAKSYHPGPATASNFDLLQPAGGGAPHNNMPPYLVLNFCIAQQGIFPARS; the protein is encoded by the coding sequence ATGTCCGACCAATTCGTCGCCGAGATCCGCATCCTCGCCTGCAACTTCCCCCCCAAGGGCTGGGCCTTCTGCAACGGACAGCTGATACCGATCTCGCAGAACACGGCGCTGTTCTCCCTGGTGGGCACCTTTTACGGCGGAGACGGGAAGACCACGTTCGCCCTGCCCGACCTCCAGGGGCGCTTCCCGATGCACCCGCACCAGGGGCCGGGGCTGACGGACAGGGTCCTCGGCGAGACCGGCGGACAGGAAGGCGTCGCGCTGCTCTCGAGCGAAATGCCCCAGCACACGCACACCCTCATGGGCGGGACGGGCACGCCCCAGCAATCGCCGTCGGGCAATGTCCCGGGCCAGTCTCCCGCGAAAAGCTACCACCCGGGACCGGCGACGGCGAGCAACTTCGACCTGCTGCAGCCGGCGGGAGGTGGCGCGCCTCACAACAACATGCCTCCGTACCTGGTCCTCAATTTCTGCATCGCGCAGCAGGGCATCTTCCCGGCGCGCTCGTGA